Genomic window (Myxocyprinus asiaticus isolate MX2 ecotype Aquarium Trade chromosome 50, UBuf_Myxa_2, whole genome shotgun sequence):
attcttccacttctgaaatattgctaagttatgacacatgttctctgttgctgatgccgaaaaactaaatTGTGCATTCATGAACTCAAGACTTGATTATtgaaatgcattactgggaggatgtccagcaaactcgataaataaacttcaactggttcaaaatgcagctgccagagtgctaactacaaccaagaaatatgatcatattagcccaattttatcatcattatattggctacctgttaaatttcatattaattttacaattgttaactacatgcaaagctttgaatggtctagctccacagtacttaagtgaccttctgacatgctatattccgtcAGATTCAATACGATCTCACAATTCTgacttgttaataattccaagaatatcaaaatcctcaaaaggaggtagatccttttcactgttcgggatgcagacacactcactcagtttaagtctagactaaagactcctctatttagccaggcatacacccaatttatccatcaactcacaattaggctgctttagttaggtcagccggaaccagaaacatctatcatgatctataactctgcatacaattgaatggcatctacactaatgtTATTCTTCTCCctagagccggccagatccagcaccgttcctgcttggtgtcagactccactgctgagtgatgatgacaaactagaaccggtgctagccagacatcacttcagtcttttgacttcagaggatgaactgatgccaactccaactgtaagacatcggatacttcatatgccgctgcctgaaccttggacttatgatggaccccaccgaacctcaacgaaatgacctgcaggttgaactgcgatgcacctcattgatctctgcctgcatcacgttagtctatgtattccatttcaagagtgtattccatcaatagacaataatttaattgccaataaaagccttcatcagccaaaggacaatgcatctatgtgaacatctgcagttaatccaggatggactatATTTATATGTTCATAAAAaagtccagggcgtgctgagtgactccagccaggtctcctaagcaaccaaattggcccggttgctagggagggtagagtcacattgggtaacctcctcgtggtcgctataatgtggttcgttctcggtggggcatgtggtgagttgagcgcgtattccgtgaagcctccacacacgctatgtctctcgctcaacaagccacgtgataagatgcgtgggttgatggtctcggaCGTGGAGGGAGCTgtgattcatcctctgccacccggattgaggcgaatcactacgcgaccacgcggacttaaaagcgcattgggaattgggcgaaaaatcaaaaaaaaaaaaaaacgttttttttaacactgaaccttaAAGCTTACTttacacacaaataactaatattgacattatattcatgtttctcccaaggttatttttctccattaaccaacatcttatggagtttttgtgttccttgccacagccgCTCTATTTAATTTgttacaatttacaatcatatttaaactACACAGTGATCACTAAGAATTTATAGGCATTACAGTTCCTTTTCTTTTtcgttaatgcatgatttcctgtaaagctgctttgaaactgtgttgtgaaaagtgctatacaaataaaaatgacaagtgTAGCAACCCTCACAGAATTAAtttgaaagttaaaatacttttcatttttaatttattgcaaTAGCTTTAAAAAACGGGTAAAGTTCACGTTCAAGTCATAACATCCAGTCATAAGCTTAATCTAGATCAAAATTTGCCTCTCAATAAATCCCAAAGCCTCCTGCGCTACACATCTACAACAAGCCCCTTATCAAATCACTGGCTAAAGATTCCCACACCTAGttacatattttaatttgattcaaatGCCAGTTAACAGTGTCAGTACTAACTCCTGCAGTCTTAAAACAAGTTTGGTGTCCTCTCTTATGGAAAACCATTCCTATGGAGTTATAAAGTGCTGGTTACAGAGAGAAGGTTCAGTCTTCTTTTAGACACAGCTTGGGATCACACTGGTCAAAAAGTTGGAAAGTGGtttctgtgttgtgtttgcatTAAAGGGTTTAAACTGGTTtctatctctttctgtctctgcAGTAGACCctgaaataaaagaaatcaaaatCAACACCCTGGCAGCAGACATATACCAAACAATATTATTTTCATtcaaattacaacaaaaatttcTAACCACATCATTAGACTTATTCAAACTTATAATTTGTGAGTTTGTTAAtaattaaaaagaaccagctcattcaGTCATTAGTTTAGAATCAGACTGTTTATTTTTCTCATGACATTCAATTCATTCTGCAAACTCACAACTTGGGtaaaatgcattttcttttgCTGTGGCACTATAGGTAGCGGAGCAGGAAACAATGTCTCAGACATGAACAACATCATCAAGGAGACGTCTTATTACCTGTCTCAGCTCAGATAGACCCTTCAGTATAGCCTGCTGCCTTTGAGTGCTTTTGGTGGGGTCGGGCTGTACCAGAGGGGTTGCCTGCTTGCTTCTCACATCTGCAAATAAAACAATTGAGATCCTATCATTATAACTTTAgttttaaagacctcatgaaataacgattggagttttgtggattttagtTCTGTAAACTTTTAGTACACTAGCATACAGAAAGTATGATCTCAAAGTTGAAAAATGTCTGTTAACTTGGAGATCATATCTATTTACTCAAAGTGAACACATTTTGAAGGTATACAAATTCCCAACtccctgtttcaataggaaaaacGTCCTATTCCAACTCTGGTGTAATGTGTTTGTGGAGCTGTGCtgttggctgtagtttgtttacCAGTGTGGACTCTCTGCTGGGCTTCATGTGTGGATGGTATGAAGAGAGGTGCCAGAGGGTCCATGTGATAAACCTCATCTGTCCGAATGTAGGGCACATAATCTAATGAGGAAGGACGGCCTGTGTCCTGCACTTGCTCTTCCATCATGTGCTGGGGCGGCTGCTGAAGACGGTTCTTTACTGCAGGAACGGGTGGAGAGCACACCCTACTGGTCACAGAGTCAAGAATGAAAGTTACTAAATGTCTTTATACTgcatacaaaaacacattaagaATGACGGATATGCTATCACAATACCAAGGCCTGTTTCATACATCTTGTGTCTGCCACACATGAGCATTATAGCAACAAATGCAAAAGCCACAGAAGACAAGCAGTGAGCTTTCACATGTTTCCATCCTaattattaatgtgaaaaatCAGGATATCGCAAAATCAATTTGCAAATTAAGCAACACTGCATTTAAAAGAGCACAATTGTCAATTTGGGGAAAATTGGaacaaaatagaaattaaaaCTATGTTGAAGCCACAGTTGCTcttattaaatgtaatgaaatacTTGGTTTAGAGCGTGCAGACAAACACTCttgaacttcatgtttgctagctTTCAATGGCATGTGTCTTATGTCAGGGAGTGAAAGCATGTCAGACAGTTCTGAGAGGTaatagtagccaatcattttgatgacaagGTTTGTGTccagcatttcagaataaccagatcAACATTTCAGATGATCTACAATGAcattgatgatattctctgagcgTATTATGTATTGAGATGGCTTAAGGCAAAGTCACAAGACTTTTGATGTACATTTTATAAGAATACTGTCTATCCGGTTAATgtgtttttatcatattttatgaatgaatgaacattacatttatatagcgctttcctgacactacactcaaagtgctttacacactGAACAGAGGACTCTCCTCAACCCCTACCAGTGTgctgcatccacctggatgatgcgacggcagccacagtgcaccagtatgctcaccacacgccagctattggtggagaggagagagtagagttatagtgccaattaatggatggggattattaggaggccaagattgataagggccaatgggggaaatttggccaggacaccggtgTTACACCCctaggtagggttgcaccagctgtgcgtaagttctcacttaagttgggacgtaaagttcacactaagggcttagtaactactagataGTTTGTAACTATGTCAGTGCTTAATTCTGTTGCACCACCTGCTCTTAAAGCAAGACTTAACTAgcaggtcgtaagctctccgtaaagtaatgcgtagtcgcataatatgacgtttttTTGTATTgctccaataagcagccttcaaatttatacacagaagtgttaaaaatccATGCATCTCAGTTTATCTTGCTACGGTTGATGTTTGAACCTTGTTTGCTCATATAACTGTCAGCTGTagtaaattatatccccattaaaataggatacgtaatatagaattaataaatagtatatttaccctgtgtaaataacaatatataggagccttatctaaaataaataagggttgataaataaatactaatacaacaggctggaaaaatagacatttattcattttaatatcctatatatattttgaatgtgttgaaacttgacaccgggcgaagCATCCTGAAAAcagcaccgttagatcggtttcatactgaggagccacttaaaagtaaattttttttctctctcgtaaatgtaaacgagtgtaaatgccaacaccatcatacatgtcgaaaggactgaagcctgtcacgcaaaacatgagctcactgatgtcattaaatatcattctgcttttttattccatccgttactcctggtcagagtctgccataaatatttagtttatacatagggttacgtcctacctaagtttaatggtgcaatgctcaaatatttagtagtgcgtaaattgtgacttagtgtccatatacgccacaactaggctaagttctaacgtatgtatagctggtgcaaccggctccTACTctaagaagtgtcctgggatttttaatgaccacagagagtcaggacctcattttaacatctcatccaaaggacagtgcctttttacagtatagggtccccatcactatactggggcattaggacccacacagaccacaaggTTAGCACCCGCTGCTGGCCTCTCTAGCAGCAATCTTAGTTTTCCCTAAGAGGTCTATGGGAGACTGGATGGGCCAGTTACTGACCAGGCTCAAGCCTGCtaagcttcagtgggcaaccagtcttgagctacagagagtgatatggctgctggaatATTTATGAACATATTCTCAAaccgaataaaacatttatccaccACAAGCGAGCATATATGTTTTTGTTATGGTAATTTTTGAAACTTTATTTGCATCTTATAGTTATTGGGACCTATTACAAATTAGGCTATCATTAAATCTAATCTCTAATATAATCGCTCATAACAAAGTGTCAAAGAGaccgtgtttacagttttcaagacaATTAATCTATGAATGACTTAAGATGGTATAAGATCAAGTATTTTAAGACAGAAAAACTTACAtcagctttaataaaataatgatttaatgaaAGTTTGTTTCCTTAATATTATGTAGTCACCATTTTATAAAAGTTATTAGGCTCTTTAAGGTTTTGTTATATTGTGAATTGTCACTCTGAATAGGCACTGTGTCGTGactatatttacagtatactgtagcaCAGCCACTTTCATCTCAATGTACCTTCAGTATTTCAAACAGCTCCATTGCCGCTGGTTTAAAGACTCACCTTTCAGCAGTGAAGGCTGACAGTTCTTGCCATTGATTTTCACTCTAAATAAACAGAAACAATGTCAACACATAAACAAGCACAAGTGTGCACTACACATATTAATGCCTGAATACTATTAATGGTTCATTCCTGCAGTACATTACATATATCACATTCCCATAATTTCTCTTAACATATTGGATTACATGATAAACATGCAAAACATATTAGTTACTTTTATCAGAACATAATTGAACAGAGGTGAACTTTGGCTTGAGTGCATGTTGCCATTTTTGCCAACTTTTAACATGAAAAGTTACTAAGTTTAAGAAAATCTCTTATTAAGATATATTCCAGCTTTTTCATCCTATTATTCTTTCTCTAATAAAAACACGTTTTCTTGGGAATATTGTTTATCATTTTTGTTAATGATTATTGTTATATCATTTTCCAGGTTTTACAAAGAGTGTTTTatccactgcaaaaaataattttcctaCTAGTATTTTTGTCATAATAGGTACATAGTACTGTTTTGATGAAactcccatgcatttaagggttgatACTTCCATAGGTTACACAagcttatacattttttaaaaagtcacATAGTTTAAAATGTACTGCATAACAGGATTGAGTCTAATAGTAAATTGTGACAGCACCTGTAGTTGCGGTGAGTTTCTGTGCATGTGTGCAGGAGGTTTGTGATTATTAGCAGCATGTGGAGGATTTGGCTGTGCCGTTCGTGATACAGTGTTTCTCTCCACCAGCGTCATGagctccatctctctctgtttCCTGCTCTGCTGTCTGTGTTTCTGCAGAGATTCAGGGTAGCGCTCAGACGCCGGCACGAATGCTTTTCTGGGTCTCTGTTGTGTGTTCCACTCGGGCCTTTTCACCAGCTGCTGTGCACGGTTCCTGTCGGTCCGTGCGAATGGCTCATTTGGATTAACTTCAGAGTCTTTAGGAGTAGTGCACATGTTTTCCTTGCCGTGGCTTCTTTCAGATGCTTTTGCATTGCTGTGTCTGGATTTCTTAGTAGTGAGGATGTTTGCTGGAACTGTGTGTGTTACTGCAGCACTGAGCGATTGTTGTTCTGTGTCACAAACAGAATCATTCTCAGGCAGATGACTGACCTCTGTAAAATcagagaaacatttttttttatctgaagcaATTGCGAATgactttcagtgaataacaactttgtCTGTTCAtcacatttttgcatgaactttttgtttaaaagaaaatcaaacatTAGAGAGCATTACCTGTCTGAACAGCTGTGTCTTTTCTTGGAGATGTGGTAGAAGGTAGATGGATCACTGATGATGTCAAGCTCCCAGATGTACCAGGTGAATCATGACCACTAAGAACTAAAATACTAGTTTGTCAAATGCTAGTTTTTGACTGGTATTATTAGTTTGTTAAATACTAGCTTTCACATACCTTGTGAGATGGAGCCTCCTTCCAAGCTGTGCAGTAGTTTGGACACATCGTGGCCTTTCTTGGCGAGGTCTTTGATTCTCTGGAGGTGTTTGTCTTTAAATGCCTCCACTTGAGCTCTCTGAATGCTTAAATACAGCTCCTCAGTTTTACGCGACTGCAACTCCTGCAATACACATTTTGCAGCCTACATATTCAGCCTATTCAGAATACAGTCATCAAGGGTAGTCATATCAGGAAGAATGCGGTAACATCCTGACTGATTGATGTAAATTGTTAAATAGCGGGAAAATGCGAAAAAGGGATGGGCATTTCGTGTAAATTTGAGGTCAAGTACTCGAACACAAAAAAGTAATTGATTACTTTTTTAAGTTCAGCCTTCAACTTTTAACCATGTTAAGAAAAATGTGCACTTTgcataaacaacaacattaaGATTCAAAAAACATTTGTACTCACACATAGGACACTTTCCCACCATCACGAACAGTTCAATCACGAACAGTTCTGAGTACTGAGAGaaacggttccagtagcatttctaTTTGAGCAGTTTGTCTAGGCAACATTACAAACCATTCTCAGCTCAGATTTCTTaaccgtgctggtggaatggctttagtatgtgGCGACTCACGATTGTTATTTTGCAAATGTCAAGGTACTAATTCGTTTCTAGTTTGCTATGGTGaggttaataaaatgtatttgtttggtGTACCTTGTACATTATTTTCTACACGCCTTTTTATCAGGAAGGTAGATAATTatagctagctcattaaaactaatttatgtataatatttagtcaataaatgtactttttaaccATTTCTGGAACTTTTAATGTTCTGTGTGTCCGTGTCTAGTGGCAACCATTACACCTCAGCAcatgatggtaaacctctcgcCTTCAAAGGAATTTGTCTTTCTTGTGCTTTACCAGGGGAAAAgtagtcctaaaaactggaatatgtgatcatcctctatcctcctgagacccccgtgtgcctgctgtgtgcattttccatttctctttttgatttgtaactagtaggacctaataaacaagcaaaaaaataaatacaaattatagaGTAAATAGTTTTCCTATAaactgatgtcctcatatgtggacagcgggactaagttgtgaaattttaaataataccaagctatagaaagtcagatttttttcatcaaatagtttattatgtgtccaggagtattgattattcatgtttttgagacgttacagacattacagcttatttgctataaagctgaataaataattctgattaaaataatggccagcatcaccaaatcactgccaaccatgttaaaataaaattttgcattataaaattctgaatttatgtacTGATGATCActgttccatgtctgccaaacatgttgagtggtccaaacatcatctgctgcctgaaactgaacttttggttgaattttaggagtgaatgcacttagctgcatataTTAATTGCTCTCTTGCTCCCtttttaaaaaatgacttaacctccagtgtgctgtctgtctgcactggtctcagaacagattaaaatgcaccttattttcatcctaactccatataaagcctctgaaaggaacatttttcagcttttgcatgaacacatttattctcaacgtgaaaatgcacagtaaatatataggaatgcatttactaatgttaatgaatagaactgtattgtatagtgataacaaaataaaacaataacaaaatgtatattaaaatgaagcaaactgacctacagatgtgttaatgttgaaaaatattcaaaataaagtttttaactTTTGAGGGAATGTGGTCCTAATTTCCACACATGTGggcatcatgtttatcagcatgctgacatgcgaaaaatgaatggattttttgaagcggcatatcaaatgaaactagagacgctattctttacaaccaaacaggtttcaatcagaAAAACGTAGAGGTTTCTTTCCAGTGGCACTTTGGTTGGCGCTACACCCATAGGAGCACTTCCTGAAAATCAACGTCATACTGTTGTGTCACGTCAcacggtgcgccagaagtttaacccttaaatgacagagtcttgcgaacagtattcagctggttttaattaatttaaatcatgcattgcatatagcgaagccaaaatacaacgtccacacatgtggacgcagggtcacACGAGGCTATAGtgcactcactccaatgtttccCTCTCACGTCGTTTTGTAACACATTCAAACATCACATTGGAAAAGGGAACCGTAATCATGCCAGCTGGCCCGGATCACTACGGAATGGCAAGGTTTCGCAATGAGAAACGttcagcctgatggtggaaaaccGGCCAACTCTTttgaagcgatacaatcacttgAAGCAATGACAAAacgttatttttgggtgaacaatttatTTGATAACGTCATGAATACACAGCTGTTGAATCCACAGAGTTGTAAcagcaagatttaggtgagataACAGTTTTGTTGTCGCTCATCacaggcaaaggcacaaaggaaaatctAATTGCAAAATTCGAATAGTATTTTTTACTTGTCGAATATTTAAAGATGAATGAGAACTTGATTAattgattacttgtgcacatccctagtaacaACCTGACTGAATGATATAAAATTGTTGAATAGCAGGAAGAATCCAGTAACATGCTTCATTTCAGATCAAGAAtaatctcaacaaaaaaaaaaaatctcactttatAATTGAATGAAAATCTGCTATTTATTTATATGgacaatttatttatatttatttttttttttaacaaaagataaattaataagaaatGGTGAATTGAATAGTTGGACTGTCTTATAGAAGTGTGTATGTTGTAcctctctgtttctctgtctttTAGTGTCATTTATAAACTGCTGTTGGagtcgttctctctctctctcgactctTCTCTCCTCCTCTTGCTCCTGCGCTCGGCGTGTcgcctcctctctctctttctgtcgtCTGCGTTCCTCTACCTGAGCCTCAATCGCTCGCTGCACATCACAAGTTATGATTcagcaaacagatttttaaaagtacaagtgTTAAGATATTAAGACAAACACCTATATGTGCTTGTTGAGCATTTCTTTTCTAAACCATTGGCATTAATAGGGAGTTGGTAGCAGCAAAGGGAGGATAACAGCTTCCAACTTTTCTTCTGTCAACTTCACAAAGTTGAAAGCAAACAATTCTGTAAAATGTCATTGCATGATTTAATATTAACATGTGTCTTCACAAAAATATCTGGAATAGCCAAAGCTGTTAATTAGAAGAGTGTGTCCACAGTCTTAAGCCATGTAGTGCATGTACAGCATTGACTTGCAGCTAGTTGGTCAGGAGGTTGAATCTCACCTGGTGTTCAAACTGCTTGAGTCTCCGGCGTTCTCGTTCCTCGATCTGAACGGGGTCCAGCAGGGCTGTCATTGTGCGAAGATAGCTGAAATTACAAGGCcacttttattttgataaacaaaattttgataaaaatgttcCAAACTTGAACCTGTGTCGGCCACATGATCACCACAgcttaaccctcctgttatgtttggggtcaaattgaccccacgacaactttgccatctctTAGAAATATGCtaatctttttttacattttatttttttacttgaatctttaatgcattaatttccaTGTTTAAGAGTTGACTGATTAACgcattcaaaaaacaaaatgcaattaatgTAGTCTCTGTTTTTTCCActtgctgaaacttcactaaagcttttccccacttcctgtggctgaAATTGGAGGTAGGGGAGAGCAGGGAAAATACTAACACTGGGCTAGTTGTAACACATGTAGTTTAAAAGTTTCCACACAcgctggtaagacgaaacttaatttgtttacttgttgccatatcaacactgtagagaaaaaatgtggcaaaattaaaaaaacattttttggaagatatcgccaaaagttcattttcaaGTAGCAAAAGTACAATTTCACAGGAAAGTTCATTTTCATCTCTGCTTTtagtatttattaaaaacaaggcaaacttggtatcattttaatcacCAATCTGTTAGCTATAAT
Coding sequences:
- the ccdc66 gene encoding coiled-coil domain-containing protein 66 isoform X1, which gives rise to MMNLGDGLLFELENGKPRLVLAKYSAESKSSNKKVSCQVPSRKRTQKIISSKLGPSQQDKPEQDKKCKDTAAIGSVGQNIKHEPRKSKAKGRSDSISIALRVPSEINRNHSSTKESLVCLTQEQFQQILNSINTSTAHAQHEPNTQTHTAEAAVNSEENCPAITAAEELLFDDNNHAHRVSQVKREIQPVSDELQSGLFSTFGERERERDALEAKRAQWRSELDEQMALKRKQKASVKDLKTPAEARFKHQPTTVHDGSTATGTDNSNPRAAVHAHKQLPAAIRSAFILGEAAPVEGVYSAHREEQQRLWLQELHQQREEAKLRRQQEKQMNSQTEDLERWAVHFDSLHRPLAVEPDTSNSLSPHHSVSGGLSTAWEAMSVCGGDSVGRASVDTPYGPQQRARYLRTMTALLDPVQIEERERRRLKQFEHQRAIEAQVEERRRQKEREEATRRAQEQEEERRVERERERLQQQFINDTKRQRNREELQSRKTEELYLSIQRAQVEAFKDKHLQRIKDLAKKGHDVSKLLHSLEGGSISQVLSGHDSPGTSGSLTSSVIHLPSTTSPRKDTAVQTEVSHLPENDSVCDTEQQSLSAAVTHTVPANILTTKKSRHSNAKASERSHGKENMCTTPKDSEVNPNEPFARTDRNRAQQLVKRPEWNTQQRPRKAFVPASERYPESLQKHRQQSRKQREMELMTLVERNTVSRTAQPNPPHAANNHKPPAHMHRNSPQLQSENQWQELSAFTAESRVCSPPVPAVKNRLQQPPQHMMEEQVQDTGRPSSLDYVPYIRTDEVYHMDPLAPLFIPSTHEAQQRVHTDVRSKQATPLVQPDPTKSTQRQQAILKGLSELRQGLLQRQKEIETSLNPLMQTQHRNHFPTF
- the ccdc66 gene encoding coiled-coil domain-containing protein 66 isoform X3 is translated as MMNLGDGLLFELENGKPRLVLAKYSAESKSSNKKVSCQVPSRKRTQKIISSKLGPSQQDKPEQDKKCKDTAAIGSVGQNIKHEPRKSKAKGRSDSISIALRVPSEINRNHSSTKESLVCLTQEQFQQILNSINTSTAHAQHEPNTQTHTAEAAVNSEENCPAITAAEELLFDDNNHAHRVSQVKREIQPVSDELQSGLFSTFGERERERDALEAKRAQWRSELDEQMALKRKQKASVKDLKTPAEARFKHQPTTVHDGSTATGTDNSNPRAAVHAHKQLPAAIRSAFILGEAAPVEGVYSAHREEQQRLWLQELHQQREEAKLRRQQEKQMNSQTEDLERWAVHFDSLHRPLAVEPDTSNSLSPHHSVSGGLSTAWEAMSVCGGDSVGRASVDTPYGPQQRARYLRTMTALLDPVQIEERERRRLKQFEHQRAIEAQVEERRRQKEREEATRRAQEQEEERRVERERERLQQQFINDTKRQRNREELQSRKTEELYLSIQRAQVEAFKDKHLQRIKDLAKKGHDVSKLLHSLEGGSISQVLSGHDSPGTSGSLTSSVIHLPSTTSPRKDTAVQTEVSHLPENDSVCDTEQQSLSAAVTHTVPANILTTKKSRHSNAKASERSHGKENMCTTPKDSEVNPNEPFARTDRNRAQQLVKRPEWNTQQRPRKAFVPASERYPESLQKHRQQSRKQREMELMTLVERNTVSRTAQPNPPHAANNHKPPAHMHRNSPQLQSENQWQELSAFTAERVCSPPVPAVKNRLQQPPQHMMEEQVQDTGRPSSLDYVPYIRTDEVYHMDPLAPLFIPSTHEAQQRVHTDVRSKQATPLVQPDPTKSTQRQQAILKGLSELRQGLLQRQKEIETSLNPLMQTQHRNHFPTF
- the ccdc66 gene encoding coiled-coil domain-containing protein 66 isoform X4 — translated: MVYCLSWRMGSPGLCWLNTVPSRKRTQKIISSKLGPSQQDKPEQDKKCKDTAAIGSVGQNIKHEPRKSKAKGRSDSISIALRVPSEINRNHSSTKESLVCLTQEQFQQILNSINTSTAHAQHEPNTQTHTAEAAVNSEENCPAITAAEELLFDDNNHAHRVSQVKREIQPVSDELQSGLFSTFGERERERDALEAKRAQWRSELDEQMALKRKQKASVKDLKTPAEARFKHQPTTVHDGSTATGTDNSNPRAAVHAHKQLPAAIRSAFILGEAAPVEGVYSAHREEQQRLWLQELHQQREEAKLRRQQEKQMNSQTEDLERWAVHFDSLHRPLAVEPDTSNSLSPHHSVSGGLSTAWEAMSVCGGDSVGRASVDTPYGPQQRARYLRTMTALLDPVQIEERERRRLKQFEHQRAIEAQVEERRRQKEREEATRRAQEQEEERRVERERERLQQQFINDTKRQRNREELQSRKTEELYLSIQRAQVEAFKDKHLQRIKDLAKKGHDVSKLLHSLEGGSISQVLSGHDSPGTSGSLTSSVIHLPSTTSPRKDTAVQTEVSHLPENDSVCDTEQQSLSAAVTHTVPANILTTKKSRHSNAKASERSHGKENMCTTPKDSEVNPNEPFARTDRNRAQQLVKRPEWNTQQRPRKAFVPASERYPESLQKHRQQSRKQREMELMTLVERNTVSRTAQPNPPHAANNHKPPAHMHRNSPQLQSENQWQELSAFTAESRVCSPPVPAVKNRLQQPPQHMMEEQVQDTGRPSSLDYVPYIRTDEVYHMDPLAPLFIPSTHEAQQRVHTDVRSKQATPLVQPDPTKSTQRQQAILKGLSELRQGLLQRQKEIETSLNPLMQTQHRNHFPTF
- the ccdc66 gene encoding coiled-coil domain-containing protein 66 isoform X2; the protein is MMNLGDGLLFELENGKPRLVLAKYSAESKSSNKKVSCQVPSRKRTQKIISSKLGPSQQDKPEQDKKCKDTAAIGSVGQNIKHEPRKSKAKGRSDSISIALRVPSEINRNHSSTKESLVCLTQEQFQQILNSINTSTAHAQHEPNTQTHTEAAVNSEENCPAITAAEELLFDDNNHAHRVSQVKREIQPVSDELQSGLFSTFGERERERDALEAKRAQWRSELDEQMALKRKQKASVKDLKTPAEARFKHQPTTVHDGSTATGTDNSNPRAAVHAHKQLPAAIRSAFILGEAAPVEGVYSAHREEQQRLWLQELHQQREEAKLRRQQEKQMNSQTEDLERWAVHFDSLHRPLAVEPDTSNSLSPHHSVSGGLSTAWEAMSVCGGDSVGRASVDTPYGPQQRARYLRTMTALLDPVQIEERERRRLKQFEHQRAIEAQVEERRRQKEREEATRRAQEQEEERRVERERERLQQQFINDTKRQRNREELQSRKTEELYLSIQRAQVEAFKDKHLQRIKDLAKKGHDVSKLLHSLEGGSISQVLSGHDSPGTSGSLTSSVIHLPSTTSPRKDTAVQTEVSHLPENDSVCDTEQQSLSAAVTHTVPANILTTKKSRHSNAKASERSHGKENMCTTPKDSEVNPNEPFARTDRNRAQQLVKRPEWNTQQRPRKAFVPASERYPESLQKHRQQSRKQREMELMTLVERNTVSRTAQPNPPHAANNHKPPAHMHRNSPQLQSENQWQELSAFTAESRVCSPPVPAVKNRLQQPPQHMMEEQVQDTGRPSSLDYVPYIRTDEVYHMDPLAPLFIPSTHEAQQRVHTDVRSKQATPLVQPDPTKSTQRQQAILKGLSELRQGLLQRQKEIETSLNPLMQTQHRNHFPTF